The genomic window GGAGACCGAGACGGGTGGGGAGGGTCACAGGGGAGCATGGGGACAGGGCCCCAACCCCCCAGGATACAGGCCCACCTCCTCCTCGCTGAGAAGGTATTCAGGGGGTGGGTTGTACGACTCGGCGTGGCCTGGCAGGGCCAGCTTGGGTGCAGGCACGTGCATCTTGTGGCGCCCCAGCACGGCGTTGGGGTCCTCCTGGGCCCACAGGTCATAGAAGCTGGGGGTGGGGTCTCGGGGCCGGCGAGGCTGGATCCAGCCCATCTTGATGGCGTGCACCATGCGAGAGACCTGCACAGACAGCCGGGTCAGGACAAGCAGCGTGGGGCAGGCAGCCCAGGCCAAGCCCCAGGGGCACGGGGCCCCACCTTCTCCTTCTCCACCAGGGAGGGGATGAAGCTGCGCTTGTCGGCCGGGCGGTTGGTCACCGGGTGGATCATGACGTCCCCGCTGAAGAAGTCGACAGCCGGCTGGGGGAAAAGATGTGGGCGTGTGGGCCAGAGTGGCTGAGGCCCTGCTCGTGCCTCCAGGACCCCCCCCAACAGGGCCACCTGCTGCCACCTACCTCATAGGGGTTGAAGCCCATGTCCCCAAACTGGCCACTCTGCAGCCGCCGCACCAGGGCCACCTGCTCATCTGTCAGCCTCAGGTCCTGCCCTGTCATCGGGTCCTGCACAGTGCGCCTGGAGACCGCCAGTCAGACCCCGCCAGCCCTGCCCCATCCCTCGGGCCCCCCCTGGCTGCTGGCCCCGCCCACCGGCCCTCACCAGTAATCAGGGTCGTCCATCTTGTCCAGGAACTGGTCCAGCTCATCCCGGGTCCGCAGGGGCTTGTAGATGCGCCTGCCATCCAGGTCGTAGCCCACATGGGGGAAGTTGTCGTACCACTCCAAGGGCACGTTGCCCACCGTGTTCCGGATGTCCTGCGGCCGGGGGTCACCATGTCAGCATCTGACCCTACAAGGCCCAGCCCCTCTTCGGGCCGCCCAGGGGAGCAGGTGAGGAGGTTGCAGGGTGAGTGCAGGCCCAGCCTCAAGTGGCCGGAGGTCACTGGCCCTGACCTACGCCCTTTCCCCAGCCCTGGGGTCTGACGTGGCACGGCGGCCACgctgcccccacccccgccctcgGAGGCGCCGGAGCTGCACCTTCACATTTTCCACTGAAGTGGTGCCAACCCCAGAGCTCCCCCCTCACTGGATTCCTTGGCCAGGGCTCTGGGCAGCCACAGACAGGGATGACCTCATCACCCGCGGGCTCCCTCCCCTGGCAGGGGCCTTAGGCAGAAGTGGGCAGCTGTGAGATGAGGACTCAGGGAAGACCCCAACTGACCCATTCCACAGAGAGGCAGAAGCCAAGACCTCTCTGCGGGGGCCCCCCACCATCTGCCCTCGGCCCCTCCACAGGCAGAACAGCCACGCTCCTGGACACACATTCCTGGTTGCAGCCCCTGCCAGCCGCCACCCTCGCTCCTTCCAGCCTGGGGACCGCTGCCCAGGCGGCTGCTTCCTGCAACAGTAGCCACGGGGAGGGGCCCAGGCAAGACAGAGCACAGCTGGGAGCCTGTGGGGTCCCTGCCGCAGGAGGGACCCCTTGGGCCCTGTCCCCTGCTGAGGgtccttcccttttctccccatGGAGAAAAGGGGCCATCCCGAAACTGGATAAtgggggtatgtgtgtgtttcctgaGGGGCCTGGCGGCCCTGGAGAGGaacaggggaaggaggagggggcaAGAAGGAGACCCACGGGGTGAGAGGTCCACACAGCACAGGAACAGGGGACCTGGCCAGAGTCTAGCAGGAGGCACAGTCTGTGCCAAGCCTGGAGAGGCAGGTGCAGGACAGACAGGCAGAGACTGAGCTCTAGGCCCCTGAATACTCGCCTGTGCCCGCCCCCTGCACACAGCCTGGCACAAGCAGGCGCTGGCGCacatgggaggcagagacagacagGGTGCGGTCAAGCAGCAGGGCCAGGGCGGCTGGGTTAACTCAGTTGTGCCACGGGAGAAAACGGGGTGGTGGGTCCCGCTgaccttcctcccctctcccggGGAAGGGGGCACTGCAGTCTTGGGGCCCCGAGTAACTACAGCCCAGAAGCAACCTCCCGCTTCCTCCGCATCCCCAGAGACAGAACGATGCCCCAAAGACCCCCCCGCCCCCAACCAAGCGTGGCCACAGAAGGCCAGGGGGTGCGGCGGGCGCTGCTCGAGGAGCCTCCAGGCTGGGAGGGGCGGGGCGTGCGCGGGGGAGGGGCCGGGACGCCGCTATAAAGGCGCGGCTCGGGGCCCCGCTCCAGCCCGGGACGCACATGTGCGCGCGGCGCCCGGCAGCTGCCACCGCGGGGCGCAGCCGAGACCCTGCACCTCGCCCCGGCCGGCCCGCGAGGCCCGCGGTGGCCGCAGGAGGCGGCATGAGCAGCGCGCGACAGAGCTGACGCCGCGCCCCCGCCGGCCCCATGTCCTTCGCCACGCTGCGCCCGGCACCGCCGGGCCGCTACCTGTACCCCGAGGTGAGCCCGCTGTCGGAGGACGAGGACCGCGGCAGCGACAGCTCGGGCTCCGACGAGAAACCCTGTCGCGTGCACGCGGCGCGCTGCGGCCTCCAGGGCGCCCGGCGGAGGGCGGGGGGCCGAcgggccgggggcggggggcCGGGGGGCCGGCCAGGCCGTGAGCCCCGGCAGCGGCACACGGCGAACGCGCGCGAGCGGGACCGCACCAACAGCGTGAACACGGCCTTCACGGCGCTTCGCACGCTGATCCCCACCGAGCCCGCCGACCGCAAGCTCTCCAAGATCGAGACGCTACGcctggcctccagctacatctcGCACCTGGGCAACGTGCTGCTGGCAGGCGAGGCCTGCGGCGACGGACAGCCCTGCCACTCCGGGCCCGCCTTCTTCCACGCGGCGCGCGCCGGCAGCCCCCCGCCACCGCCCCCGCCGCCTCCCGCCCGCGACGGCGAGAACACCCAGCCCAAACAGATCTGCACCTTCTGCCTCAGCAACCAGAGAAAGTTGGTGAGCACGGGCCGTGGGGCGCCGAGGGGGCCTCCAACGCGCCCCTCAGCCCACACCTGCCAGGCAGAGGCGGCGAGGCCACGCGGGCAGGGCTCCCCAACAGGGCACAGGCAGGCACACCTGTAACACAGGTCTGCCGGGGGCTGGGGCCTTCTCTTGGGGCTCCTCTCCAGGGCAGCCCTAGGACACCCGGCTCCCAGTGGGGTGTGGAGTCACCCCCAGGGAGATGCATGAGGGTAACAGCTAGGGATGCCCACAGGGGCCCACCCAGGGCGGGGAGGCTGGGGAGCTGGACCAGAAGCTTCCCTTTTCAGCAAGCTGACAGGTGGAGTGAAAAGAGCTGAGTTCAGAAAGGGGCTGCAAGGCAAGAGAGGAAGGACCCCGGGGTCTCAGCCCCTGCGGCCCACCACTGGCCAAAGCCACCTTGGGCACCTGCTGTCCGTCCCCTACCTAGGCTGCACACCAAGACACCAGGTCCTGTAGGGCTGCCCGAGATGTGGGCCATGGGACACGAAGGCAGAGGCTGGCAGGAGGCGTGGGGGCTGGGGATGAGGGCCCTGCAGGAGACGCTGGCCAGCTGTGATTTACAGCTCCTGCTGTGCTTGGTGGCACCGGAAAAGCAGGGTGAGCAGGGAGAAAATACGGCACGGCTTTTCCCAATCCCCATTTCCTCTCCAGACAGCACGCGCGAGCTCCTGGGGCCTGAACATCTGGGaaatttaattttacaatttcGGCTGTGCAGCAGTATGCTCCCCTCCCCAAAACGCTTGAGGGAAGCTGGGGAGAGCCGGGAAGGAGGTGCCTCGGTGCTGGCCACCTGAGATGGcacccagcagggaggccggaGAGGCGCAGATTGGCGCTGGACTCTGCTGGGGCCTGacactcctccctcccctctgcagAGCAAGGACCGCGACAGAAAGACAGCGATTCGCAGTTAGGAGGTGTCCGGCAGCAGCCAGGAGGCAGACGCTGCTGGGGGAGGTGAACACCCGGGGTGACCGCAGACAGCCCCCACCTTGGACCTGAGCTGGGCAAGGCCCGCCACAAGCATGCCCCAGGCTAGCCCTAGCTGCAAGCGGGGCCGAGGGACAGATGGACGTACAGACAGGCGCCGGCAGCGGGACTCTGCGCTGGCCCCAGCACCTGCCCGGGCCCACTGGAACTTTCTGCGCTGGCTTTTCTTCCGGCCACTGTGTGTTGGCGTCTTGTGTTTTTGATATGATAATATAAAGTCTGAAaattttgtataattaaaaacaaaacagtatctTCCAAGTATGGAGGCCAACTGTCCTCATGAGAGGTTCAGAATTCACCCCCAGCCTGAGCCTCCATTCCCACCCTTGGTGGTCCCATCCTTCTTGGGCCAAGTACCCCGGCTCCCTGGGAAGCCCCCACTTTACAGGCTCAGGGCCACCCCTCCCTGGGCTGAGGCGGTGAGGACAGGCTTAGCTCACCCACAGAGCCTCCTATTGGGAAGCTGCAGGGTGGGGATGAGAGAGCCACGCAGGGAGAGAGGGTGGGGGAGGAGCTGCATGGCAGAAgatggggagggtgaggcacaaggCAGATACGCCATAAGGCAGGGACAGGGAGGCAGCAGCAGGGCAGGGGTACCCCACTCTCGGGCCTGCCAGGCACCCAGGGGCCCTGAGGGTGAGGAGGGTGCTGCATCTGGCCTCGGAGCTCCAAGGAGTGGTCACAAGGAGTGAAGCAAGCTGTGCTGCCCGGCAGAGGGGGTGGGCTCCCAGCCCCAGCAAGGGCGGTGGGCGCTGTGCCTCCACGAGTCTTGACTGGAGAGAGGGGCGTCTCCTCATGCACCAGGGCCATTTGGCCCCTGGAAGCTCTGCCCACACGGGAAGGAGGACCCCTGGCCATCCTCCTCCCACCACCACGTCCCACCCAGCCCCCTGAAGACCCCACCCACCACAGGAGGGGGGTTGAGCCCCCACAGCTCTGCGCACAGCTGGCCGGCCATTAAAACCCTGCAGGTGACAATTACCGTTCAGTGGTGTGAGCTCAGTGGGcacagagagaagaaaggcaGGCGGTGCTGTGTGGACCACATCCCCCCAACCCTGCCAGGCCACAGCCTAACTTCCGGCTGGGTGGACAATGGCTGACGGTGCCAGGTGCGGGCGTCAGGGCGGCAGCTGGCCACAGTTCCCTCCCTAGCACAGGCACGGACGCACCCCCGCCGGGGCAGACCAGGTGCTGTGGCCCACGTGGGCATCAGTGCAGGGCTGGCCCAGGACTGCCCCTCCTCTGCAAAGACAGGCTCCAGGGAACGGCAGAGCAGGAAGCAGTGGTGTAATTTTGGAGGAAATTCTCAAAGCCAGAGCCATTAAGGGCTAGAGGGGGGCTGCGTCCAATCTGATAGAAATATAACAGGATAAAAAGTCGCAACGGCAGGTTTCGTTCAGAGAGAAACCCAACCCCAAATTTCCTCTCCCTAATCCTGCAGGAGCCCACAGCTggccagagggagggaggagaggacaAGCTCAGTCACTGCAGAGGCCCCCACCCGCCGGGGAGCCAGGGCCCGGGGGACATGGGGATGCAGCGAGGGGCTGAGGCAGCCCCTTCCCTTCTCGGGAGCTTTCCTCACACCCCCGCCCCGCCACCCTCCCAGGCACCAAGGCGCTGGTGAGTGAGGAGCAGGGTGGACCCAGGAGCATGGCCAAGACCGGCACTCCGCATAGCACCCTAAGGCCCGTGGCGCCCACATCAGCCCTCCCTCCACTGGGCACTGGGTGTACATCTGTAGGGAGGGTCCATGGCCCACCTGCTCCTCACCTCCAGGCCTCCCATTTCCAGACCTGGGCCTGGTGGGGGTTGCAAAACTCTACATCAACCCCCTACCTCAGTGGCCGGTCAGTGTTGGGGACAAATCTGATGGAAGATACTGAAAGTCCCCAGGGCGGGGACACCAGGGGCTGCTGGCCTGAGCAGGCAGGTGCGGGGCCTCGGCGGCCGGCACCAAGGACAGGGCAGAGCCAGCGGGGAGCGGGAATGCAGGAGGCCAGACGTGAGCAGGTGGGAAGGTGTGGGCCTGGGTAGGGAGGTCTGGGCAGGGTCAAGAGGGAGTGCTGGGGAAAGGACGTCAGAGCCCCCGTGGACTGGGGTCAGAGTTTGGGGTGTCTAATGAGGCcagaagggaacagggaacagccaCCCGGAGGCCTCAGAGCTGAAAGGATCCCCAGGGCCCGGCTGGTTGGGGTGCAGTACTCACAGCCAGGCCCTCCGCTGCAGGCCTGACTCCGACCGCGGCTGCAGCTTGGCCAGCCTCAGGCCTGGGCAGCCAGCCCAGCCGCTCCCTGAGCTGCACCGGTAGCAGCGGCCGAGGGCCCGGCCCGCCAGCCAGCAAGAAGGGAGGGGCGGGGGAGGAACACTCCGTCACCCTCTACTGCTCCAGAAATTCAAACCAGACCGGGGGTGGCGTGGGCTGACCCCCCAGGCCCGCGGTGGCCCACCCGAATCCACTCGCAGCTCACAGCCGCCAGGCAGAGGAGTGGCAGGTGCCCCCTGCCCACCACAGCCCCTGGCTcccttcccagagtgctggcctCACCTCCACAGAGACCCAGGGCTccctctgcctgtgccccacAGAGGCAGCTGGGACGGAAGGGGCCCCAGCCTGCACCCTGGGCCAGCAGCCGCCCCTGTGAGCCGAGCTGGGCTGGAAACGTTCTGCTGGGCCTCAGCTGTCAGCTCCTGTCCCCGGCCTGGGGAACGAGCTGCCGGCGGGACACATGATTCATCAGGGCTGCCTGCGCCCACCGCCCGCCCCGCCCTGCGCAGCACCTGTGGGCTGCCAGGAAACACATGTGACCCTCTGGGTCAGGCCCTGAGAGCCCGGCCGGCCGGGGGCGCACGCAGACCCAGCATCAGGGCTCTCCCGGGGGCCGCCAGCCCCAAGGACAGGCCCCCAGCCCAGACTGCACCGGACACAGGCCGCAACCGGCTGATGTGTCGGCTGGGATTTTTCCGCTCTCGATgagccccctccctccccctccccaaagTGGCTGCAGCTGTGAGGACCACAGATTGGAACTGCAGGTATGGGGCTGGCCCGCTGCCCGCCTCCTCCCGTGTCTGTCTGCGAGAGAGGAAGCCGGCCCACCTCTGGAATCCTTCACTCTCTCCTCGTTCCGCCTCTCCCACCTGTCCCCCGGGAGCGTGGGGTCAGCCGCCCTCGCTCCGTCTCtcttccccagcccctctccGATTACAATGCGAGCAGTGTTCAGCACTCGCCGCTCCCCTGCACAAAACGCCCGCCTGTCTGAGCGCCACACGGCCTTCCTGTGCGACATGAGGCCGTcaccgcctcctcctcctcctcttcctcagggTTTTATCTGTCAAACTGCTCAGGGcaaggccagggcaggaggctcACCTGCTGCATCTCACCCTACTGAAGGTTCCAGCAGGGGTGCTGGGCCCTGGCGCCGGGGCCAGAGGGGAGAAAGCCAGGCCCTGCTTGGTCTCCTCCTCAAAGTCCAAACCAGCTGAGCGGACCCCAGCCCAAGGTGGGATCCCAGGCAGGAGAAGCCGCCAGCCCAGAGGCCCTCACCTCTGGCCCTGCTCCCGCCAACCACACATCTGCCCTTCCAGAGGCTGGGCACACAGCTCGGCCTCCTCCCGGCACCTCCACCACTGGAGAGAAGCCACTGCTGACCCAGGCGTCCTGGCACCTCCACAGCTGGGAGGGCAGCAAGTCACCCCCTGGGGGTCTGCAGGCTAGAGAGAGGCCACTACTGACCCAGGGGTTCCTCCAGACCtggcctgcctcagtctctgctGGGAATGGCCCAGGGACAATGGCTGTTCTCAGGCAGAGCACCCCAATGCCTGGTGTCTCATAAGCAGGGGCTCCCAGAAACTCCTGCAGGATGCTGGGGGTGGGGCACAGGCTTGGGGCATGACACCCCCAACAACCCCCGACACCTCCCAGTGCTCACCACTCCTCGGCCTGCTCCGAGTCCCACAACTCAGAGCTGCAGCTTCCAGGTGAGGTGGGAACAGGGCTCCAGAGGTCCACACCCGCTCAGCCCCCAACTCTGGACACCTCCAAAATCTCATTCTGGAGACTTTTCCCCCAGTCCTGatccatgcacacacacgcacctgGGACTCCTATCCCCTGCAGAACAGCCCCAGCCTTGG from Macaca mulatta isolate MMU2019108-1 chromosome 8, T2T-MMU8v2.0, whole genome shotgun sequence includes these protein-coding regions:
- the SCX gene encoding basic helix-loop-helix transcription factor scleraxis; its protein translation is MSFATLRPAPPGRYLYPEVSPLSEDEDRGSDSSGSDEKPCRVHAARCGLQGARRRAGGRRAGGGGPGGRPGREPRQRHTANARERDRTNSVNTAFTALRTLIPTEPADRKLSKIETLRLASSYISHLGNVLLAGEACGDGQPCHSGPAFFHAARAGSPPPPPPPPPARDGENTQPKQICTFCLSNQRKLSKDRDRKTAIRS